From the Trifolium pratense cultivar HEN17-A07 linkage group LG4, ARS_RC_1.1, whole genome shotgun sequence genome, the window TCATGTGGGGGTTGTGGCTGTGTATGTAATTTCTTTGACTTTAATTTGATTCGAAGCTGCCATTTTGTTTGGTTTCGTAGTGGATCAAATTATGGTTATATTGTGATTTTGTTAAAACTACAAAgtgtaatttttataaaattatggtGGTTCAatgtgattttgtcaaattaATCCGATACAGAAACATGTATAAGTGAGAGACATTTTCTACATTGTACACGTCGATTTTGTGAAGTTGAGTTAGACATATGCCAAATTCtaacaaatatatcaattaagTATTAACCTTTAAATTTTCTCCTAATTTTAGTTGTCTAGAAATTGAGATGTCCATGAGAATGTACTAGCTTATGGGAAGTATTTAACTTGAAAAATCACCATCAATTGGTTATTACCTTTACCATAACCTGAATTTCTTGCATTTCTTTTACATGGAATGACTCGGTGCACTTCTTGGCTCCTGTCACATGGCTTTGGACTATTCCTACAGTGTATTTGGGTGAGGAATGTTTCTACTAAATTCTATCTTAGATTTTTCAACTTCCTTCTAAGTTGATATGGTTTAGTACTTGATGAACTAATTGTTATGATTATCAGGTGGGTATGATAAGGAAGAAAATGCAGCAAGGGCTTATGATTTGGCAGCACTCAAGTTCTGGGGATCAGGAGCTACTACAAATTTTCCTGTAACAATTATTTTTACTATTCTGTTTGgatttatattttaagtatATAAATGAGTTGCAACATTGAAGTGAGACTAAGAACTAAGAAAAATTCTACTAGATGAATGTATTTTAGTTCACACttattgaaaatatatgtaCATGAGTCATGTAGATTTTGAATGTTCAAATATTGGAACTTGCATCACTTAATTAGCATATATTTATTCTCTGAAATATTTCAGGTTTCCCATTATGCAAAGGAATTAGAGGAGATGAAAGATGTAGGAAACCAAGAATTTGTTGCTTCACTGCGAAGGTTTGTACGAGCTAGTCGATTTTGCACTATAATTCAATACATCACCTAAAATTGTACCTCTCTGCTTGCAGGAAAAGCAGTGGTTTTGCTAGGGGTGCTTCCATGTACCGGGGTGTTACAAGGTTTGAaataatttaacataaatattgtACCATGTATTTACCATTCCGGTGTGTCTCTCGTATTTATACTTTGGTACCTTCAGGCACCATCAACAGAGTAAATGGCAAGCACGAATTGGTCGAGTTGCTGGAAACAAAGATCTCTACTTGGGAACATTTGGTAAACTTTCACCTTCTGTTATACAATATAATTGGATTTAGAGAAATGCTTAATAGTATGACACTATTAGCTTGAATCTGCTGATTGTTTTAACTGATCTCCTCATAGATTTTAATCCATCGATGGTCACTATTTTTGGCATGAAATAGAGTTTCGGTCAGATTTAGGGTCTATTGAGATTATCCTTTTCTGAGTTTATCTATTTGAGATAACATATGAAAAACAGCGTATGACATATTTACGCATTAAGTTATTTTCAACTTATTGTCATTAACTAATAACttatatataagcacttataaAACAAGATTTATGCATTAAGCACTTAATCAAATTGTTTGTTCGTGGTTTTTGCATTGTATCAGCTACTGAAGTGGAAGCTGCAGAAGCATACGACATTGCTGCCATAAAGTTTAGAGGTGCAGAAGCTGTAACCAATTTTGAGGCGAGTAGATACAATATGAGAGCTATATCACAGATTTCTCTTCCAGTTAGCGGAGCAGCAAAACGCTTGAAACCTTCTCAACAATCAGAGATCAATTTTCTGCCAATTGCTTCTGTACCATATGGTTCTGCAACACAGTATTTCCCCAACAATCACTTCCATCATTTTAATCCAACTACCAATGAAGAAAGTAGCACAGCAGAGTCTACTCCAACTACAACCAATGCAGCAGCTGAGTTATTCCTTTGGCCCCGTTAGTCCCGTTGAATTTCGCTATTTGTCTGTTCTGCTAacagattatttttatttaaatttctgTCAAGTAACATCTGAAATATGATGAGGACTATTGAGTTGTGCATTTAAGTTTGAACAAATATTGCTTTTTCGCATGAAATGGTAATAAATAACAACTTTTGTTTTATAACTTAACTTTTGAGCTTTTCCTGTTGGCATATGAATGACACATTCAATATCCATTATGTgtctgcgtttttttttttttactgattctGGTGAATGttattgtagtttttttttgttttggggaTGAGAAGTTTCTTGAGTGGGGAGTACAGTCAAAATATAATGCTCCATCTTTTGACAAAGTGTTTAGGAAGTGGTTCTTTTCCCCTTAGTtttcatataaatataatttttttagattagAATAAGTATGAGTTTCCACCACCATTTAGCGGTAATCAATCTCTGTcaaaaaatttatggtgcaTATATGGCGTGTTCTACAATCATATAAATCTAATCTAAAAGACGATGAGAAATATATATGTATGAAAATAATTCAATTGGAAGAAGTGAACTTATGGTGTATGctttataaatttttcaataGATATTAGTCACAGAGAAAACTTCAACTTAAGTGTATAGTGTATACATATACATCTTTTACATGCACAATTTGGTATTTACagtagaaaaattaaaataaaagagtcTTATGAACATATAATTGATATTGGATtatattgtaaaattattttatatcatCGGTGCATTCGTTTACCTAGGTACAAAATGAGACCATGAGGTCCATATCGATAATAGAAAGACCTGTCACCTACCAGCAATTCGGGCAGAAGTAGACCCTTCCCCCGGCATAATAGCACCACCCAGCTTTGCTGCATCTGGATAGTAGTAGCACATATCTTTTTCTAGTGAGGGATAATGAAACCAACGATAGAGTTGGCCTAGCCTAGCGCGACTTCCACCCCTTGTCTCCGACCGGGAGATAGAGACTACTTCATTGGCTACTTCAACATCTCCTTCCAAGCCAAGCCGTCTCATTTTCtcataataaaattgaaagtaCATCATGCTGAAAAATGTAACTTTAGCTACAATAATTAAAGAGGGTAAAAtgcatatatgatattttttaaaaaataatttaaaggtCTATTcaatttaagaataaaaaagaataatttatttcaCATAAGAGAATTAGAATGTGCTTAAACAAATGTGAATCGAACTCAGGATCTATATTGTACTACTCAAATCTCTTACCACTAGATCAAATTTAGTTTGCACACTCACATTACAATTACATACCTATTTTGGTATAATtactacaaaaataaaattaaataaacacacaattcaattatgaacaaaaaataaaaaaaaaaactcttcatGGGCCTAAGCGTTTCAACCCGTTACGAGCTTCAACCGAATCAGGTTCAACATCATCTAGAACCTTCTGGAACAAATTCCTCGCTTCTTCTTTCATCCCTTTCCATTCATAACATTTCCCCAACAAACACATCATCGAATCCAAATTATCATATTCCTCACCACTCACTGTAATCGCTTCCACAACATCCTCCATCGCCGAGTCAACTCGCCGCCGTCGATTCACTTCCAATTTCATCTCAGCTCTAAAAACCAACGCCTCGGCGCGCTCTTCCGATGAAAGCAACTTCGCGGCCGGTAAAGAGAGAGCGATGTTAAGGGACCTGATGGCGGCGGTGCGGTGGTTCATGATGTGAAGTGCTCGTGCTCGGAGAATGTGAACGGTAGGATCTCTTGGAGTTAGAGAGAGGGCTTGATCGGCTTCTACGAGAGCGTTTTTAGCGTGTTGGGCTTTGTTTGTTGTGGATCGGGCCCGGTTCAGGTGACGTGATGCTTGGTTTATGtggcggtttggttcggttttatTGCGGGTTCGGGTTTTGGATTGGGTTGTTTGGTTTCGGAGATAATGCATGAGGAAGAAGAGTGATAAGGTTAGGATTAAGATACCTAATTGAATTATTGCCTCTGTTGAAGccataatcttttttttattttattttgttgctatGGGTTGCAATTTAAATGGCTATgtataaatgttttttatttttggttacaagCTATGTATAAATGTCCAAGataacataacataaaacaatgaCTTTGTTccgtcaaaaataaaataaaacacgaCTTTATAtttaagggtaaatagtgtcatacccccctgcaaaataggcgagttttgcgttacccccctgcaaaatatttttttgagattacccccctgcaatgtcaagattccttgcgttacccccctggctcaacaagtgggcatatgacatggacgaatcttgacgtggcatgacacgtggaaattaattttt encodes:
- the LOC123922927 gene encoding uncharacterized protein LOC123922927, with protein sequence MASTEAIIQLGILILTLSLFFLMHYLRNQTTQSKTRTRNKTEPNRHINQASRHLNRARSTTNKAQHAKNALVEADQALSLTPRDPTVHILRARALHIMNHRTAAIRSLNIALSLPAAKLLSSEERAEALVFRAEMKLEVNRRRRVDSAMEDVVEAITVSGEEYDNLDSMMCLLGKCYEWKGMKEEARNLFQKVLDDVEPDSVEARNGLKRLGP
- the LOC123922926 gene encoding AP2-like ethylene-responsive transcription factor AIL7; the encoded protein is MDLSKNQKQILRVPKLEGFGETDIKPNVGIQMGSTTTIVNNFVPKLDFLDLNKKTRSIGIELGDSSSKVAVDCDSSKIAATTHTIGQRSSIYRGVTKHRWTGRYEAHLWDNSCKREGQVRKGRQVYLGGYDKEENAARAYDLAALKFWGSGATTNFPVSHYAKELEEMKDVGNQEFVASLRRKSSGFARGASMYRGVTRHHQQSKWQARIGRVAGNKDLYLGTFATEVEAAEAYDIAAIKFRGAEAVTNFEASRYNMRAISQISLPVSGAAKRLKPSQQSEINFLPIASVPYGSATQYFPNNHFHHFNPTTNEESSTAESTPTTTNAAAELFLWPR